A stretch of the Sulfurospirillum sp. UCH001 genome encodes the following:
- the lpxB gene encoding lipid-A-disaccharide synthase: MKLLVSALEPSANLHLEPILNALEKCELYGIFDERFGKPLMPSRAFSIMGFLDALPKIRKAKKAIKIMARMSFFVDKVLLIDSPAFNLPLAKAIKTINPNVEIIYYILPQVWAWKPKRVAKVEKYCDVLASILPFEQQFYNKATYVGHPLLDEIPLFKLRAEETGVIAFLPGSRKSEIRSLFPIYKELASKIEGKEKLLVIPPHYDYREIAEIYGDIHDFKICRDTYEAFEKSEFAFVCSGTATLEAALVGVPFVLAYKAKAIDYWIAKQFVKLKHVGLANLIFDFEKMEPLHQEFLQEEVTVDNLFQAYETTDKEAFFNHAKKLRSMLSHGSQEAMISIMKV; the protein is encoded by the coding sequence TTGAAATTACTCGTTTCTGCTCTAGAACCATCGGCAAATTTGCACTTGGAACCCATTTTAAATGCTTTGGAGAAGTGTGAACTTTATGGTATCTTTGATGAGCGTTTTGGAAAACCATTGATGCCCAGTCGTGCATTTTCGATTATGGGGTTTTTGGATGCTCTGCCTAAAATTCGTAAAGCCAAAAAAGCCATAAAGATTATGGCACGGATGAGTTTTTTTGTTGATAAAGTTTTATTGATTGATTCTCCCGCATTTAATCTTCCCTTAGCAAAAGCGATTAAAACGATTAATCCAAATGTTGAGATTATTTATTATATTTTGCCTCAGGTTTGGGCATGGAAACCTAAACGTGTTGCGAAAGTAGAAAAGTACTGTGATGTTTTGGCATCTATATTGCCATTTGAACAGCAGTTTTACAATAAAGCAACCTATGTAGGGCATCCACTTTTAGATGAAATACCTCTCTTTAAATTACGTGCAGAGGAAACAGGTGTCATCGCTTTTTTACCAGGGAGTCGTAAAAGTGAAATTCGTAGTCTTTTCCCTATCTACAAAGAACTTGCTTCCAAGATAGAAGGTAAAGAGAAGCTTTTGGTGATTCCACCGCATTATGATTATCGAGAAATTGCAGAGATTTACGGCGATATACATGATTTTAAAATCTGTCGAGACACGTATGAAGCATTTGAAAAAAGTGAGTTTGCTTTTGTCTGTTCAGGAACAGCGACTTTAGAAGCTGCACTTGTTGGCGTACCTTTTGTGCTCGCATATAAAGCAAAAGCGATTGATTATTGGATAGCAAAACAGTTTGTCAAACTTAAACATGTAGGATTAGCCAATCTGATTTTTGATTTTGAAAAGATGGAACCTCTTCACCAAGAGTTTTTACAAGAAGAGGTTACAGTTGATAACTTGTTTCAAGCCTATGAAACAACAGACAAAGAAGCATTCTTTAATCATGCCAAAAAACTTCGTTCTATGCTCAGTCATGGAAGTCAAGAGGCAATGATAAGCATAATGAAGGTATAA
- the greA gene encoding transcription elongation factor GreA has protein sequence MSNAKEPMTEYGFKKLTHELSDLKKRQRPETVIELDIARSHGDLKENAEYHAAKERLAFIDGRIGELSDLVSRAHVIDPSSYEHDKVRFGSTIMLENLETNEEVTYTIVGSTESNPDRGLISYYSPLAIQLMGKSEGEEVTIKLPSGQQEYEILEIAYHEINFEG, from the coding sequence ATGAGCAATGCAAAAGAACCAATGACCGAATATGGTTTTAAAAAATTAACACATGAATTAAGTGATTTGAAAAAAAGACAACGACCTGAGACTGTCATCGAACTTGATATTGCGCGAAGTCACGGTGATTTAAAAGAAAATGCAGAATACCATGCAGCAAAAGAGCGTTTAGCGTTTATTGATGGACGTATTGGGGAATTAAGCGATCTTGTTTCTCGTGCACATGTGATCGACCCAAGCTCTTACGAGCACGATAAAGTACGTTTTGGCTCAACCATTATGCTCGAAAATTTAGAGACCAATGAAGAGGTCACTTATACGATTGTCGGAAGTACTGAGAGTAATCCTGATCGTGGGCTTATTTCGTACTATTCACCTTTAGCGATTCAGTTAATGGGAAAAAGCGAAGGCGAAGAAGTTACTATCAAACTACCATCAGGTCAACAAGAGTACGAAATCTTGGAGATTGCGTACCATGAGATCAATTTCGAGGGATAA
- the argC gene encoding N-acetyl-gamma-glutamyl-phosphate reductase: MSKIDVAIIGASGYTGLELIKILMNHPHFNINYIATTEGGVKATELHPSLASVFEQDVLKADANEVAKYAKLAFLALPHKAAMGFTKELLALGVKVVDLSADYRLELEAYEKHYCEHEDKENLKEAIYGLPEINREKIKTARLIANPGCYPTASILGILPFLNYLNKEAPIFIDAKSGVSGAGKKPMTTAHFVTINENIFAYNPLKHRHEPEIAEKLRLVSGHPFEVNFVPHLLPVSRGMLVSSYLQTNDVIDAKAVVKEFYKDTRFVRVRDVPVDIKSTAGTNFCDIFVSQKGKSIFVSSAIDNLLRGASSQAVVNANLMCGFEETAGIPIIAYVP; this comes from the coding sequence ATGTCAAAAATAGATGTAGCCATTATTGGGGCAAGCGGGTATACTGGTTTAGAACTGATTAAAATTTTGATGAATCATCCGCACTTCAACATAAACTATATAGCGACCACAGAAGGTGGAGTAAAGGCAACGGAACTTCATCCAAGTCTAGCAAGTGTGTTTGAACAAGATGTTTTAAAAGCCGACGCAAATGAAGTAGCAAAATATGCAAAATTAGCTTTTCTAGCACTTCCTCATAAAGCAGCCATGGGCTTTACGAAAGAACTTTTAGCGCTAGGTGTCAAGGTGGTTGATCTCTCAGCGGACTATCGTTTAGAGCTTGAGGCGTATGAAAAACACTACTGCGAGCATGAAGATAAAGAGAATTTAAAAGAGGCTATTTATGGGCTTCCTGAGATTAACCGTGAAAAAATTAAAACGGCACGTTTGATTGCTAATCCTGGATGTTACCCGACTGCGTCAATTTTGGGTATTTTGCCATTTTTGAATTACCTAAACAAAGAAGCGCCTATTTTTATTGATGCAAAAAGTGGTGTGTCTGGTGCTGGTAAAAAACCAATGACGACAGCGCATTTTGTAACGATCAATGAAAATATCTTTGCATACAATCCTCTAAAACATCGTCATGAGCCAGAAATTGCCGAAAAGCTACGCCTTGTGAGTGGACATCCTTTTGAGGTTAACTTTGTACCTCATTTGCTTCCAGTCAGTCGTGGAATGTTGGTGAGTTCTTATTTACAAACGAATGACGTGATTGATGCAAAAGCTGTTGTGAAAGAATTTTATAAAGATACCCGTTTTGTACGAGTAAGGGATGTTCCTGTTGATATTAAATCAACAGCTGGAACAAACTTTTGTGATATCTTTGTAAGCCAAAAAGGTAAGTCTATTTTCGTTTCATCGGCGATTGACAATCTTTTACGCGGTGCATCTTCCCAAGCAGTGGTTAATGCTAATCTCATGTGTGGTTTTGAAGAAACCGCCGGTATCCCAATTATCGCCTATGTCCCCTAA
- a CDS encoding UDP-2,3-diacylglucosamine diphosphatase, whose product MSPKLNIKEGALFIADAHDSAERAFFFDFLVYVNQNPPSQLFLMGDMFDLLVGSVSYGVKQYQRYIDLIEEIGKKCEVYYFEGNHDFNLSSLFSHVTVIPIEEQPYLASLPSGKRCLLLHGDKYGSFIHRFYTRIIRNQTVLKALNFLDEIMQGAISKKIQNDQSKKRLCKRIENFTTLMQQKLHFYPKVDVVAEGHYHQNIDFMVSGTHYINFSSFACNQSYFSVQSSSETEFAQKQLRGCNG is encoded by the coding sequence ATGTCCCCTAAACTGAATATCAAAGAAGGCGCTTTATTTATCGCTGATGCGCATGACTCAGCTGAGAGAGCGTTCTTCTTTGATTTTTTAGTCTATGTAAACCAAAATCCTCCATCCCAACTTTTCTTAATGGGTGATATGTTTGATCTACTGGTTGGTAGTGTTTCGTATGGTGTGAAACAGTACCAGCGTTATATCGATCTTATTGAAGAGATTGGAAAAAAATGTGAAGTCTATTATTTTGAAGGTAATCATGACTTTAATCTCTCATCACTCTTTTCGCATGTCACTGTCATTCCTATTGAGGAACAACCTTATCTAGCTAGCCTGCCTAGTGGTAAACGCTGTCTTTTATTGCATGGGGATAAATATGGAAGTTTTATCCATCGTTTTTATACGAGAATTATTCGTAATCAAACTGTTTTAAAAGCCCTCAACTTTCTAGATGAAATCATGCAAGGAGCTATTTCAAAAAAGATACAAAATGACCAGTCAAAAAAAAGATTGTGTAAGCGAATAGAAAATTTTACAACGCTAATGCAACAGAAGCTTCATTTTTATCCAAAAGTAGATGTTGTTGCAGAGGGGCATTACCATCAAAACATTGATTTTATGGTATCTGGAACGCATTATATAAATTTTTCATCTTTTGCGTGCAATCAAAGCTATTTTAGTGTACAATCCTCATCAGAGACAGAATTTGCGCAAAAGCAACTAAGGGGCTGCAATGGCTAA
- a CDS encoding chemotaxis protein, protein MAKESILKVGSNEMELVDFRIFKKEENGVYEGIYGVNVAKVREIIKIPNLTELPGVPDYIEGIFDLRGIVIPVVNLAKWMNIKEPDDGSIKPRIIITEFSDILIGFVVHEAKRIRRISWKDIEPASFVAGMGSLDKSQITGVTRIENDDVLLILDLESVVQALGIYQPKMDINDDQIVKVDGVALILDDSMTARKLVSDALNKMGMRVVEAKDGMEGLERLNELYNTYSDRLTDVVKIIISDVEMPQMDGFHFAANVKEDARFKNIPIVFNSSISDHFSEIRGKEAGGEAYLTKFDASIFYKEVSKVIKSHVKTAQ, encoded by the coding sequence ATGGCTAAAGAAAGTATTTTAAAAGTAGGCTCCAATGAGATGGAGCTGGTGGACTTCCGTATTTTTAAAAAGGAAGAAAACGGTGTATATGAGGGAATTTACGGTGTAAACGTTGCAAAAGTACGTGAAATCATTAAAATTCCTAATTTGACAGAACTTCCAGGCGTACCAGATTACATTGAGGGAATTTTCGACCTTCGTGGTATTGTTATTCCTGTTGTTAATCTCGCCAAATGGATGAATATTAAAGAGCCAGACGATGGTTCAATCAAGCCTCGTATTATTATTACAGAATTTAGCGATATTTTGATTGGATTTGTCGTTCATGAAGCCAAACGAATTAGACGTATCAGCTGGAAAGATATCGAACCAGCATCATTTGTTGCAGGTATGGGCTCACTCGATAAAAGTCAGATCACAGGTGTAACACGTATCGAGAATGATGATGTTCTTTTGATCTTAGATCTTGAGAGTGTTGTACAAGCACTTGGAATTTATCAGCCAAAGATGGATATTAATGATGACCAAATTGTCAAAGTTGATGGTGTTGCTTTAATCCTTGATGACAGTATGACAGCGCGAAAACTTGTCAGTGATGCTCTCAATAAAATGGGCATGCGTGTCGTTGAAGCTAAAGATGGTATGGAAGGATTGGAGCGACTCAATGAGCTTTACAATACCTATAGCGATCGTTTAACAGATGTTGTCAAAATTATTATCAGCGATGTCGAGATGCCTCAAATGGATGGATTTCACTTTGCGGCTAATGTGAAAGAAGATGCAAGGTTTAAAAATATTCCTATCGTCTTTAACTCTTCCATTAGTGACCATTTTAGCGAGATTAGAGGCAAAGAGGCGGGCGGTGAGGCCTATTTAACGAAATTTGATGCGTCGATTTTTTACAAAGAAGTTTCTAAAGTAATTAAATCGCACGTGAAAACAGCACAATAG